Proteins encoded together in one Desulfosporosinus meridiei DSM 13257 window:
- a CDS encoding protein arginine kinase — MIRKELLLQHSAWMSETDSPVVISSRVRLARNLEDFPFPHGLNSEGAAQVEKTVAKVLTDNEGNNVDLIYIPLTELNTIEQQVLIEKHLISPSLGGATGARGVALAPDHRYAVMVNEEDHLRIQVLLPGNQLLESHRLATGLDDLLEAKLDFAYRESQGYLTSCPTNVGTGLRASVMVHLPGLVITKQVQQVLGAVTRLGLAVRGLYGEGSQAFGHIYQISNQITLGKSEEDILSHLDAVTGQIVEHELQARDLLRRQTPMLLEDKVWRARGTLQNARLLSSEDAMHLLSHDRLGTDMGLLPKTKDCFATLIVDTRPGCLQYILDRELDPGLRDQERARLVRERIA, encoded by the coding sequence GTGATTCGTAAGGAATTATTGTTGCAGCATAGCGCCTGGATGAGTGAAACCGATTCTCCGGTTGTTATAAGCAGCCGGGTGAGGTTAGCACGTAACCTTGAGGATTTCCCTTTTCCCCATGGGCTTAATTCAGAAGGGGCTGCTCAGGTTGAAAAAACAGTTGCCAAGGTGTTGACGGATAATGAGGGTAATAATGTTGATCTGATTTATATACCTTTAACAGAACTGAATACTATTGAACAACAAGTTCTTATCGAAAAACATCTGATTAGTCCAAGTCTGGGAGGGGCCACTGGGGCTAGGGGTGTAGCCTTGGCTCCTGATCATCGCTATGCGGTAATGGTCAATGAGGAAGATCATCTGCGAATTCAAGTGCTTTTGCCAGGAAATCAACTTCTGGAATCTCATCGTTTAGCAACAGGTCTCGATGATTTATTAGAAGCAAAGCTTGATTTTGCTTATAGAGAGAGTCAAGGATATCTAACCTCTTGTCCTACTAATGTAGGGACAGGGTTAAGAGCTTCGGTTATGGTTCATTTGCCGGGACTTGTTATCACAAAACAAGTTCAACAGGTTTTAGGTGCAGTGACTCGTTTGGGGCTTGCTGTACGTGGGTTATATGGTGAGGGGTCACAAGCCTTTGGGCACATCTATCAAATCTCGAACCAAATTACTCTCGGCAAAAGTGAAGAAGACATTCTCTCTCATTTGGATGCGGTAACCGGACAGATTGTTGAGCATGAACTACAGGCGAGAGATCTTCTTCGCCGACAAACTCCAATGCTGTTAGAAGATAAGGTCTGGAGAGCCAGGGGAACTTTGCAGAACGCTCGATTGCTCTCCTCTGAAGATGCAATGCATCTTTTATCCCATGATCGCTTAGGTACAGACATGGGTTTATTGCCTAAAACTAAAGATTGTTTTGCAACCTTAATTGTTGATACCCGCCCGGGGTGCTTACAGTATATCCTTGATCGAGAACTTGATCCCGGTCTGCGGGATCAGGAACGGGCACGTTTGGTACGAGAACGGATCGCGTAG
- a CDS encoding ATP-dependent Clp protease ATP-binding subunit, translating into MKGRYTERAQKVLAIAQEEAKRMGHQVVGTEHVLLGLIQEGEGIAAQALTGMNLDLAKILSQIEQITGVGQAIKGEVGFTPRVKRVLELANEEAHRQEVNYIGTEHLLLGLIMEGEGIAARILANLNVSPERVWKQVAKLLGGEFDEAAIPVSNSVPASKNAGSVTTPALNEFGRDLTLQAREGRLDPVIGREKEIERVIQVLSRRTKNNPALIGEPGVGKTAIAEGLAQGIVNNRVPEILVNKRVITLDLSAMVAGSKYRGEFEERLKKVMEEIRADGNIILFIDELHTLIGAGAAEGAIDAANILKPALARGELQCIGATTLEEYRKYIEKDSALERRFQPISVGEPTVEEAIIILRGLRDRYEAHHRVKITDESIEAAARLSDRYISDRFLPDKAIDLMDEAASRVRLASFTAPPDLKLLEEEAERLKKEKEAAVSSQEFEKAAGLRDQEQKLRAELAEQRGAWEHQRYKENAMVTGDDIAQIVASWTGIPVKKLAEEESERLLHLEDLLHQRLIGQEDAVTAVARAVRRARAGLKDPKRPIGSFIFLGPTGVGKTELGRALAEGMFGDEKALIRIDMSEYMEKHAVSRLVGAPPGYVGHDEGGQLTEAVRRKPYSVVLLDEIEKAHPEAFNILLQVLEDGRLTDTKGRTVDFRNTVIIMTSNVGSSFLKKEAMGFAPKKDEKTDYKNMRGHVMEELKRSFRPEFLNRIDEIVVFHSLQDEHLLKIADILTRQVNKRLSENGLELQVEQSAIELIAKEGNDPIFGARPLRRAIQRLIEDALSEKILEGVFKAGDRIIVEAEEGKMKFSQG; encoded by the coding sequence ATGAAGGGACGTTATACTGAACGAGCACAAAAGGTATTAGCGATTGCCCAAGAAGAAGCCAAAAGAATGGGGCATCAAGTTGTAGGGACTGAGCACGTTTTATTGGGACTTATTCAAGAAGGAGAAGGTATTGCTGCCCAAGCTCTAACGGGAATGAACTTAGATCTTGCAAAGATACTAAGTCAGATTGAACAAATCACGGGAGTTGGTCAGGCAATTAAAGGGGAGGTTGGTTTCACTCCTCGGGTAAAAAGAGTCTTAGAATTGGCTAATGAGGAAGCTCATCGCCAAGAAGTTAATTATATAGGAACTGAGCACTTACTTTTGGGTCTCATCATGGAAGGAGAGGGAATTGCTGCTCGTATCTTAGCAAATCTTAATGTAAGTCCTGAAAGGGTATGGAAACAAGTTGCCAAATTACTGGGTGGAGAGTTTGATGAAGCTGCCATACCGGTTTCCAACTCAGTTCCGGCTTCCAAAAATGCCGGCTCAGTGACTACGCCAGCCTTAAATGAGTTTGGAAGAGATCTGACTTTACAAGCCCGGGAAGGACGTTTGGATCCTGTAATCGGAAGGGAAAAGGAAATAGAGCGAGTCATACAGGTCTTGAGTCGGCGCACCAAAAATAATCCGGCTTTAATTGGGGAGCCGGGCGTGGGAAAAACCGCTATTGCCGAAGGGTTAGCTCAAGGGATTGTTAATAATCGAGTTCCCGAAATTTTAGTAAATAAGCGAGTCATTACCTTAGACTTGTCAGCCATGGTCGCCGGAAGTAAATATCGCGGTGAATTTGAGGAGCGGCTTAAGAAAGTTATGGAAGAGATTCGGGCCGACGGAAACATCATTTTGTTCATCGATGAATTGCATACCTTGATAGGGGCCGGTGCTGCTGAAGGCGCAATTGACGCTGCCAATATCTTAAAGCCTGCTTTAGCTAGAGGTGAATTACAGTGCATTGGAGCTACCACTCTTGAGGAATATCGGAAATATATTGAGAAGGATTCTGCTTTAGAGCGTCGCTTCCAGCCTATTTCAGTGGGTGAGCCGACGGTAGAGGAAGCCATTATCATACTGCGCGGCTTAAGAGATCGCTATGAGGCTCATCATCGGGTGAAAATCACTGATGAATCCATTGAAGCTGCTGCCCGTTTATCCGATCGCTATATCTCGGATCGCTTTCTGCCTGATAAAGCAATTGATTTAATGGATGAAGCAGCTTCCCGGGTTCGACTGGCTAGTTTTACGGCACCACCTGATCTGAAATTACTTGAGGAAGAAGCGGAACGTTTAAAGAAAGAGAAAGAAGCGGCTGTTTCTAGTCAGGAGTTCGAGAAGGCTGCGGGATTACGTGATCAGGAGCAAAAATTACGAGCTGAATTAGCTGAGCAGCGTGGGGCTTGGGAGCATCAGCGCTATAAAGAAAACGCAATGGTTACAGGGGATGATATTGCTCAGATTGTTGCCAGTTGGACGGGGATTCCGGTCAAGAAACTTGCTGAAGAAGAAAGTGAACGTCTTCTGCATCTTGAAGATCTTTTGCACCAAAGACTCATTGGACAGGAAGATGCAGTCACGGCAGTAGCTCGAGCTGTTCGCAGAGCGAGGGCGGGCTTAAAAGATCCTAAGAGACCTATCGGCTCCTTTATATTCCTTGGGCCAACAGGTGTCGGAAAAACTGAGCTGGGGCGAGCTTTAGCTGAGGGGATGTTTGGAGACGAGAAAGCTCTTATCCGTATTGACATGTCAGAGTATATGGAAAAACACGCGGTTTCTCGCCTTGTGGGAGCACCTCCGGGATACGTTGGACATGATGAAGGAGGGCAGCTCACAGAGGCGGTAAGACGTAAACCCTATAGTGTTGTCTTGCTTGATGAAATCGAAAAAGCCCATCCTGAAGCATTCAATATCTTACTCCAAGTCCTAGAAGATGGACGCTTAACAGATACCAAAGGAAGAACCGTTGACTTTAGAAATACTGTAATCATCATGACTTCTAATGTCGGCTCTTCCTTCCTGAAAAAAGAAGCAATGGGCTTCGCACCTAAAAAAGATGAAAAGACTGATTATAAAAATATGCGCGGACATGTAATGGAAGAATTAAAGCGCTCCTTCCGCCCGGAGTTTTTAAATCGGATTGACGAGATAGTAGTCTTCCATTCCCTCCAAGATGAACACCTACTGAAGATTGCTGACATCTTAACGCGCCAAGTCAATAAGCGCTTGAGTGAGAATGGCTTGGAACTACAGGTCGAGCAGAGTGCCATTGAACTAATTGCCAAAGAGGGTAATGATCCCATTTTTGGAGCGCGGCCTTTGCGCAGAGCAATTCAAAGATTAATTGAAGATGCACTTTCTGAAAAAATACTTGAAGGGGTCTTTAAAGCCGGAGACCGAATTATTGTTGAAGCAGAAGAGGGAAAAATGAAATTTTCCCAAGGTTAA
- a CDS encoding UvrB/UvrC motif-containing protein produces MLCQHCKQKEAIMQFFITENGKTREVHLCEACAKNTQEVSFVFHPAIVPEFLQALFGFNAPTKDQPAEMTCPKCGISFSQVTQVGKLGCSTCYETFEKQLEPLLRRVHGGGQNVGKIPARRGADLRNRLEQRKLKEKLQALIQQEAFEEAAVVRDQIREFEQSKGGEKSDS; encoded by the coding sequence ATGCTTTGTCAGCATTGTAAACAAAAAGAAGCTATTATGCAATTTTTCATAACAGAGAATGGAAAAACTCGGGAAGTTCATCTTTGCGAGGCGTGTGCCAAAAATACCCAAGAGGTAAGTTTTGTCTTTCACCCAGCCATAGTTCCCGAGTTCTTACAGGCACTCTTTGGCTTTAATGCCCCTACAAAAGACCAACCGGCAGAGATGACCTGCCCTAAATGTGGAATCAGCTTTTCCCAAGTTACGCAAGTCGGAAAACTTGGCTGCAGTACCTGTTATGAAACCTTTGAAAAGCAGCTTGAACCATTGTTGAGGAGAGTTCATGGCGGTGGTCAAAATGTCGGAAAGATTCCGGCAAGACGGGGAGCAGATCTGAGAAATCGCCTGGAACAACGAAAACTTAAAGAAAAACTCCAAGCCTTGATTCAACAAGAAGCCTTTGAGGAGGCTGCTGTAGTAAGAGATCAGATCCGCGAATTTGAGCAATCAAAAGGAGGGGAAAAAAGTGATTCGTAA